A stretch of the Drosophila sulfurigaster albostrigata strain 15112-1811.04 chromosome 2L, ASM2355843v2, whole genome shotgun sequence genome encodes the following:
- the LOC133850783 gene encoding cytokine-like nuclear factor N-PAC isoform X1: MSKNKKLSLSSDSTEKFIYKPKDLIWAKMKGFTPWPGMIVEPPLDLLSQQRRANTKCVFFFGSRNFAWIEEHNIKPFEGPWKDELAKVSKPAAFRHAMADIDKYVDNPTEIDGQIDVSCGMGNHATEADFDKIRDGLDSDENPDAAVASDTNNGVVPHVVGSPDDESEVPPLASENNANAVAGATSPVVSTTPTAKSQVKRTPKAKSSAAVAVSSKQANKAASAKSAAAQKRRVSSHLTPTGLLGSSGKRGRRVASGDVDQYESPGGDYDGASSSSLAARARIDTETFLGTLTKRAPNAIALLDRPVVTRPETKTIDMNSRSNTLADRDIVASDQIFGFLGLGMMGSTIVKDLIYTGHKVVVWNRTIDKCQPFVEAGAEVKDTPMDVVEAADIIFCCVSDPKGAKDLVFGNCGVLQLKDLRNKAYVEMSTIDPDTSLDIGEGIKQCNGRYLEAQIHGSRQEAAEGMLIILAGGDRSVFEECHSCFKTIAKNTFFLGTDVGNACKVNLILQTILGVSLVGLAEALALADRFSISLNDIIDIFDLTSMKSPLLLAKGKEMAKGDFNPQQPLSHMQRDLRLVLNMAENLDQSMPVTSITNEVFKHTKRLGYSEHDSSAVFVRSRF, from the exons AtgtcgaaaaataaaaaattgtcgCTATCGAGCGACTCGACAGAGAAATTTATCTACAAGCCTAAGGATTTAATTTG GGCTAAAATGAAGGGATTCACACCTTGGCCAGGCATG ATTGTCGAGCCACCGCTTGATCTGCTCAGTCAACAGCGACGTGCAAACACCAAATGTGTTTTCTTCTTTGGCTCTCGCAATTT CGCATGGATTGAAGAGCACAATATTAAACCGTTCGAGGGACCATGGAAGGACGAACTAGCCAAAGTGAGCAAACCGGCCGCTTTTCGCCATGCGATGGCCGATATTGACAAATATGTGGACAATCCCACAGAGATTGATGGCCAAATCGATGTCAGTTGCGGCATGGGCAACCATGCCACCGAAGCGGACTTTGACAAGATTCGCGATGGCCTTGACAGCGATGAGAATCCCGATGCAGCGGTGGCTTCCGATACCAACAACGGCGTTGTACCGCATGTAGTTGGCAGCCCAGATGATGAGTCCGAAGTACCGCCTTTAGCCAGCGAGAACAATGCGAATGCCGTCGCCGGTGCAACGTCTCCAGTCGTGTCGACAACGCCAACGGCCAAAAGTCAAGTGAAACGCACACCGAAAGCCAAATCAAGCGCTGCGGTCGCTGTAAGCAGCAAACAGGCAAATAAGGCAGCATCAGCGAAATCGGCCGCAGCTCAGAAGCGCCGCGTCTCCTCGCATTTGACGCCAACTGGTCTTTTGGGATCAAGTGGCAAGCGCGGGCGTCGCGTTGCATCCGGTGATGTTGATCAGTATGAGAGTCCGGGTGGAGATTACGATGGCGCCAGCTCATCATCGTTGGCAGCTCGTGCGCGTATAGACACAGAAACCTTTTTGGGCACTTTAACCAAGCGAGCaccaaatgcaattgcattgtTGGATCGACCGGTTGTTACGCGACCGGAGACGAAGACCATTGACATGAACTCACGCTCCAATACGTTGGCAGATCGCGACATTGTGGCATCGGATCAGATATTTGGTTTTCTGGGACTGGGCATGATGGGGTCAACCATTGTAAAGGATTTGATCTACACAGGGCACAAAGTTGTGGTCTGGAACCGCACCATTGATAAG TGCCAGCCCTTTGTGGAGGCTGGCGCAGAGGTGAAGGATACACCCATGGACGTCGTGGAGGCGGCAGATATCATATTCTGTTGTGTATCAGATCCCAAAGGCGCCAAAGAT CTCGTATTTGGCAATTGTGGCGTCCTGCAGCTGAAAGATTTACGCAATAAGGCATATGTGGAGATGTCCACAATTGATCCGGACACTTCGTTGGACATAGGAGAGGGCATCAAGCAATGTAATGGCCGATATCTAGAGGCTCAAATCCATGGCTCTCGACAGGAAGCCGCCGAAGGCATGCTTATCATTTTGGCCGGCGGTGATCGCTCAGTCTTTGAGGAGTGCCATTCCTGCTTTAAGACTATTGCCAAGAATACATTTTTCCTGGGCA CAGATGTTGGCAACGCCTGTAAAGTGAACCTCATTTTGCAGACCATTCTGGGAGTCAGTCTGGTTGGCTTGGCAGAGGCGTTAGCTTTGG CTGATAGATTTTCCATTTCGTTAAACGACATCATAGACATATTCGATTTAACTTCTATGAAATCACcactgctgctggccaagggCAAGG AAATGGCCAAGGGCGATTTTAATCCGCAACAGCCATTGAGTCATATGCAACGCGATTTGCGGCTTGTGCTCAACATGGCTGAGAATTTGGATCAGTCGATGCCCGTGACGAGCATTACAAACGAGGTGTTCAAGCATACAAAACGTTTGGGTTACAGCGAGCATGATTCGAGTGCTGTATTCGTAAGATCCAGATTTTAA
- the LOC133850783 gene encoding cytokine-like nuclear factor N-PAC isoform X2 produces the protein MSKNKKLSLSSDSTEKFIYKPKDLIWAKMKGFTPWPGMIVEPPLDLLSQQRRANTKCVFFFGSRNFAWIEEHNIKPFEGPWKDELAKVSKPAAFRHAMADIDKYVDNPTEIDGQIDVSCGMGNHATEADFDKIRDGLDSDENPDAAVASDTNNGVVPHVVGSPDDESEVPPLASENNANAVAGATSPVVSTTPTAKSQVKRTPKAKSSAAVAVSSKQANKAASAKSAAAQKRRVSSHLTPTGLLGSSGKRGRRVASGDVDQYESPGGDYDGASSSSLAARARIDTETFLGTLTKRAPNAIALLDRPVVTRPETKTIDMNSRSNTLADRDIVASDQIFGFLGLGMMGSTIVKDLIYTGHKVVVWNRTIDKCQPFVEAGAEVKDTPMDVVEAADIIFCCVSDPKGAKDLVFGNCGVLQLKDLRNKAYVEMSTIDPDTSLDIGEGIKQCNGRYLEAQIHGSRQEAAEGMLIILAGGDRSVFEECHSCFKTIAKNTFFLGNVGNACKVNLILQTILGVSLVGLAEALALADRFSISLNDIIDIFDLTSMKSPLLLAKGKEMAKGDFNPQQPLSHMQRDLRLVLNMAENLDQSMPVTSITNEVFKHTKRLGYSEHDSSAVFVRSRF, from the exons AtgtcgaaaaataaaaaattgtcgCTATCGAGCGACTCGACAGAGAAATTTATCTACAAGCCTAAGGATTTAATTTG GGCTAAAATGAAGGGATTCACACCTTGGCCAGGCATG ATTGTCGAGCCACCGCTTGATCTGCTCAGTCAACAGCGACGTGCAAACACCAAATGTGTTTTCTTCTTTGGCTCTCGCAATTT CGCATGGATTGAAGAGCACAATATTAAACCGTTCGAGGGACCATGGAAGGACGAACTAGCCAAAGTGAGCAAACCGGCCGCTTTTCGCCATGCGATGGCCGATATTGACAAATATGTGGACAATCCCACAGAGATTGATGGCCAAATCGATGTCAGTTGCGGCATGGGCAACCATGCCACCGAAGCGGACTTTGACAAGATTCGCGATGGCCTTGACAGCGATGAGAATCCCGATGCAGCGGTGGCTTCCGATACCAACAACGGCGTTGTACCGCATGTAGTTGGCAGCCCAGATGATGAGTCCGAAGTACCGCCTTTAGCCAGCGAGAACAATGCGAATGCCGTCGCCGGTGCAACGTCTCCAGTCGTGTCGACAACGCCAACGGCCAAAAGTCAAGTGAAACGCACACCGAAAGCCAAATCAAGCGCTGCGGTCGCTGTAAGCAGCAAACAGGCAAATAAGGCAGCATCAGCGAAATCGGCCGCAGCTCAGAAGCGCCGCGTCTCCTCGCATTTGACGCCAACTGGTCTTTTGGGATCAAGTGGCAAGCGCGGGCGTCGCGTTGCATCCGGTGATGTTGATCAGTATGAGAGTCCGGGTGGAGATTACGATGGCGCCAGCTCATCATCGTTGGCAGCTCGTGCGCGTATAGACACAGAAACCTTTTTGGGCACTTTAACCAAGCGAGCaccaaatgcaattgcattgtTGGATCGACCGGTTGTTACGCGACCGGAGACGAAGACCATTGACATGAACTCACGCTCCAATACGTTGGCAGATCGCGACATTGTGGCATCGGATCAGATATTTGGTTTTCTGGGACTGGGCATGATGGGGTCAACCATTGTAAAGGATTTGATCTACACAGGGCACAAAGTTGTGGTCTGGAACCGCACCATTGATAAG TGCCAGCCCTTTGTGGAGGCTGGCGCAGAGGTGAAGGATACACCCATGGACGTCGTGGAGGCGGCAGATATCATATTCTGTTGTGTATCAGATCCCAAAGGCGCCAAAGAT CTCGTATTTGGCAATTGTGGCGTCCTGCAGCTGAAAGATTTACGCAATAAGGCATATGTGGAGATGTCCACAATTGATCCGGACACTTCGTTGGACATAGGAGAGGGCATCAAGCAATGTAATGGCCGATATCTAGAGGCTCAAATCCATGGCTCTCGACAGGAAGCCGCCGAAGGCATGCTTATCATTTTGGCCGGCGGTGATCGCTCAGTCTTTGAGGAGTGCCATTCCTGCTTTAAGACTATTGCCAAGAATACATTTTTCCTGGGCA ATGTTGGCAACGCCTGTAAAGTGAACCTCATTTTGCAGACCATTCTGGGAGTCAGTCTGGTTGGCTTGGCAGAGGCGTTAGCTTTGG CTGATAGATTTTCCATTTCGTTAAACGACATCATAGACATATTCGATTTAACTTCTATGAAATCACcactgctgctggccaagggCAAGG AAATGGCCAAGGGCGATTTTAATCCGCAACAGCCATTGAGTCATATGCAACGCGATTTGCGGCTTGTGCTCAACATGGCTGAGAATTTGGATCAGTCGATGCCCGTGACGAGCATTACAAACGAGGTGTTCAAGCATACAAAACGTTTGGGTTACAGCGAGCATGATTCGAGTGCTGTATTCGTAAGATCCAGATTTTAA